The proteins below are encoded in one region of Mycobacterium pseudokansasii:
- the pcp gene encoding pyroglutamyl-peptidase I — protein sequence MSQVLVTGFGAYGNTPANPAQLTAAALDGRVIAGATVIIRIVPNVFFESIAATRQAIADIRPEVVVMLGEYPGRAMITVERLAQNINDCGRYGLADNAGTVLVGEQTDPAGPVAYHATVPSHAMVVAMREAGVPADVSDAAGTFVCNHLMYGVLHHIATNALPIRAGWMHLPCLPSVAALERNLGVPSMSVETAVAGVAAGIEAAVRQLSDIGEPVRSRLQI from the coding sequence ATGTCGCAGGTACTGGTCACCGGATTCGGAGCGTACGGCAACACTCCGGCCAACCCGGCGCAGCTCACCGCCGCGGCACTCGACGGTCGTGTCATCGCCGGCGCGACGGTGATCATCCGGATCGTGCCAAACGTGTTCTTCGAGTCGATCGCCGCAACGCGGCAGGCCATCGCCGACATTCGGCCGGAGGTGGTGGTCATGTTGGGCGAATATCCGGGGCGCGCCATGATCACTGTCGAGCGACTCGCACAAAACATCAACGATTGCGGGCGATACGGGCTTGCCGACAACGCCGGCACGGTTCTGGTCGGAGAGCAGACGGACCCGGCCGGCCCCGTTGCCTACCATGCGACGGTACCGAGCCACGCCATGGTCGTCGCCATGCGCGAGGCCGGCGTGCCCGCCGACGTCTCCGATGCCGCCGGAACGTTCGTCTGCAACCACCTGATGTACGGCGTCTTGCACCACATCGCGACGAACGCCCTGCCGATCCGCGCCGGCTGGATGCATCTGCCGTGCCTGCCCAGCGTTGCCGCCCTGGAGCGCAACCTCGGTGTTCCGAGCATGTCCGTGGAAACGGCGGTCGCCGGGGTGGCTGCCGGTATCGAGGCCGCGGTTCGACAATTGTCTGATATCGGCGAACCCGTGCGGTCTCGATTGCAGATCTGA
- a CDS encoding AAA family ATPase: MYEWGWGAPSKLADAGAESLERFEDGMPTLEQVAVLPKAWFTHLTRGGMGESDDPISGLSDGQLWEWLEARPGYGDGMCSEMESAVDEWVAKIEASSSTHDVLRDAHWRLLKLASEGHAGVKAALDQVTRAGWPAAVGKRDLETLGAEMGRSIAGALDKIQPIWGDYVPEDTCAVDKTKFDCDAWTDRLANDPGRAGRYCLVTARELAEPVEPMRWLVRGIWPERSAGVLAGDKKSLKTWNLQALALAVASGRPLFDKYHVVSPGPALYLPGEGGRTTFANRHQVIAERYGITDILPDLEFGAEFGVGMLDDGEFTDAIKRHLDELQPALVVLDPLHAYHPGDVEVQNVYARGPMLANLRELIGGEAALIVGDHFKKTTGTRLDLDNIA, encoded by the coding sequence CTGTACGAGTGGGGTTGGGGCGCGCCGTCCAAGCTCGCGGACGCGGGGGCCGAATCGCTGGAGCGGTTCGAGGACGGAATGCCGACCCTGGAGCAGGTCGCGGTCCTGCCGAAGGCCTGGTTCACCCACCTGACGCGCGGCGGGATGGGCGAGAGCGATGACCCGATAAGCGGCCTGTCGGACGGCCAGCTGTGGGAGTGGCTGGAGGCCCGACCGGGCTACGGCGATGGGATGTGCTCGGAGATGGAGAGCGCCGTGGACGAGTGGGTGGCGAAGATTGAGGCCAGTTCAAGCACCCACGACGTACTTCGGGACGCGCACTGGCGGTTGCTCAAGTTGGCCTCCGAAGGTCATGCAGGAGTGAAGGCCGCTCTTGACCAGGTGACGCGGGCTGGCTGGCCCGCTGCGGTGGGGAAGCGCGACCTGGAGACGCTAGGCGCGGAGATGGGCCGCAGCATCGCCGGGGCGCTCGACAAGATCCAGCCGATATGGGGCGACTACGTGCCTGAGGACACGTGCGCCGTTGACAAGACCAAGTTCGACTGCGACGCATGGACGGACCGGCTGGCAAACGACCCCGGCAGGGCGGGCCGGTATTGCTTGGTGACGGCACGCGAGCTTGCCGAGCCGGTGGAGCCGATGCGGTGGCTGGTGAGGGGCATCTGGCCCGAGCGATCCGCAGGCGTCCTTGCGGGCGACAAGAAGTCCTTGAAGACATGGAATCTGCAAGCACTTGCTCTTGCGGTCGCATCGGGGAGGCCGTTGTTCGACAAGTATCACGTCGTGTCGCCGGGGCCGGCGCTGTACCTGCCTGGCGAGGGCGGGCGCACCACCTTCGCTAACCGACACCAGGTTATCGCCGAACGGTACGGGATCACCGATATCTTGCCGGACTTGGAGTTCGGTGCCGAGTTTGGCGTGGGGATGTTGGACGACGGCGAGTTCACTGACGCGATAAAGCGGCACTTGGATGAGTTGCAGCCCGCCTTGGTGGTGCTGGATCCGCTACACGCCTATCACCCGGGCGATGTTGAGGTGCAGAACGTCTACGCACGCGGGCCGATGTTGGCGAACTTACGGGAGTTGATCGGTGGCGAGGCGGCGTTGATCGTCGGCGACCACTTCAAGAAGACCACCGGCACGCGGTTGGACCTCGACAACATCGCCTAG
- the istB gene encoding IS21-like element helper ATPase IstB, whose translation MTTTKTTRTTVASSNHRDLSAEISFLTRALKAPTMREAVARLAERARTESWTHEEFLVACLQREVSARESHGGEGRIRAARFPSRKSLEEFDFDHARGLKRDLIAHLGTLDFVTARDNVVFLGPPGTGKTHLAIGIAIRACQAGHRVLFATASEWVARLAEAHHGGRLQPELLRLGRYPLLVIDEVGYIPFEPEAANLFFQLVSSRYERASLIVTSNKPFGRWGEVFGDDVVAAAMIDRLVHHAEVIALKGDSYRIKDRDLGRVPGSTTEE comes from the coding sequence ATGACCACCACCAAAACCACGCGCACGACCGTGGCGTCCTCGAACCACCGGGACCTGAGTGCCGAGATCAGCTTTTTGACCCGCGCCCTGAAAGCACCCACGATGCGCGAAGCAGTCGCCCGATTGGCCGAGCGGGCCCGCACCGAATCCTGGACTCATGAGGAATTCCTGGTGGCCTGTCTGCAGCGCGAGGTTTCGGCTCGCGAGTCCCATGGCGGTGAGGGCCGCATCCGCGCGGCCCGGTTCCCATCGCGGAAGTCGTTGGAGGAGTTCGACTTCGACCATGCCCGCGGCCTCAAACGTGACCTGATCGCGCACCTGGGCACCCTGGACTTCGTCACCGCCCGTGACAACGTGGTCTTCCTGGGGCCGCCGGGCACCGGCAAGACCCACTTGGCGATCGGAATCGCGATCCGGGCCTGTCAGGCCGGCCACCGGGTGTTGTTCGCCACCGCCTCCGAATGGGTCGCCCGGCTAGCCGAAGCCCACCACGGCGGGCGGCTTCAACCCGAACTCCTCCGGCTGGGACGCTACCCACTGCTCGTCATTGACGAAGTCGGCTACATCCCCTTCGAACCCGAAGCCGCCAACCTGTTCTTTCAGTTGGTGTCATCGCGCTACGAGCGGGCCAGCCTGATCGTCACCTCCAACAAACCGTTCGGCCGCTGGGGCGAAGTGTTCGGCGACGACGTCGTAGCCGCGGCCATGATCGACCGCCTCGTCCACCACGCCGAAGTCATCGCCCTCAAAGGCGACTCCTACCGCATCAAAGACCGCGACCTCGGGCGCGTCCCGGGATCGACCACCGAAGAATGA
- a CDS encoding tyrosine-type recombinase/integrase, with product MASVQKRVRTSGTTTYVVRWYTPDGTERTKGGFRTRKDAKAFAVKADAETLTGMDFDPGKGKMLFRDAAAIWLESRKADTRNNAENHRYALAPAATRRGDGKTLGIDAVFGGYPLNKITREYIQAWVNRLTEAGKKPSTVRHAFWTVRMVLEQDGRLAKSPAEYIKLPTETGTNGGQVGVVVDRAMFLTPAQVSALVDATPWPYNVLVHVAAWAGLRAAELGGLTIANVELPDAPRNPNVAAKPGVLRVQQATRAKGATIEYGPLKTKQSYRRVPLTSETTELLRDYLAEHPRADDPAAPLWPGMSLTPPRPTGVRADNAAPGAASTAVDEAAPSATAKDRARRQADALAELTVEEAEQRLVLDWTTPLRHATFYKAIYRPAVLRANRLTPTAKVDPDQSFHSLRHTYASLCIAAGIRPIDIAELMGHRDVKTTLTVYAKADQHRRSHRQHGRAGSTRGPGAESQLRQCDSAVGDA from the coding sequence ATGGCAAGCGTTCAGAAGCGCGTACGCACAAGCGGAACAACAACATACGTGGTGCGGTGGTACACGCCCGACGGCACCGAACGGACCAAGGGCGGGTTCCGCACCCGGAAGGACGCCAAGGCGTTCGCGGTCAAGGCCGACGCGGAAACGCTGACGGGCATGGACTTCGACCCCGGCAAGGGCAAGATGTTGTTCCGGGACGCGGCGGCGATCTGGCTGGAGTCGCGCAAGGCCGACACCCGCAACAACGCCGAGAACCACCGCTACGCCCTCGCCCCGGCCGCAACCCGGCGCGGCGACGGCAAGACGCTGGGCATTGACGCGGTGTTTGGCGGCTACCCGCTCAACAAGATCACTCGCGAGTACATCCAGGCGTGGGTCAACCGGCTCACCGAGGCGGGCAAGAAGCCCTCGACCGTGCGGCACGCGTTCTGGACCGTTCGCATGGTTCTGGAGCAGGATGGCCGGCTGGCGAAAAGCCCCGCCGAGTACATCAAGCTCCCCACCGAGACCGGCACCAACGGCGGCCAGGTCGGGGTAGTCGTGGATCGGGCCATGTTCCTCACGCCCGCACAGGTTTCTGCACTTGTCGATGCGACGCCCTGGCCGTACAACGTCCTGGTGCACGTCGCCGCATGGGCGGGGTTGCGCGCGGCGGAACTGGGCGGGCTTACCATCGCCAACGTCGAACTCCCAGACGCGCCACGGAACCCGAACGTCGCGGCGAAGCCAGGCGTGCTGCGCGTCCAGCAGGCCACGCGGGCGAAGGGTGCGACCATCGAGTACGGCCCGCTCAAGACCAAGCAGAGCTACCGCCGCGTGCCGTTGACCTCCGAGACGACGGAGTTGCTGCGGGACTACCTCGCCGAGCACCCGCGCGCCGATGACCCCGCCGCGCCCCTGTGGCCCGGTATGTCGCTGACCCCGCCCCGGCCTACCGGAGTGCGGGCCGACAACGCGGCACCGGGAGCGGCCAGTACGGCTGTGGACGAGGCAGCCCCGAGCGCGACCGCGAAGGACCGCGCGCGACGACAGGCCGACGCACTCGCCGAACTCACTGTGGAGGAAGCGGAGCAGCGGTTAGTGCTCGACTGGACGACGCCGCTACGCCACGCGACGTTCTACAAGGCCATCTACCGACCGGCGGTGTTGCGCGCCAACAGGCTCACCCCGACCGCGAAGGTGGACCCGGACCAGTCGTTCCACTCGCTGCGCCACACGTACGCAAGCCTGTGTATCGCGGCGGGCATCAGGCCCATCGACATCGCGGAGTTGATGGGGCATCGGGACGTCAAGACGACGCTCACCGTTTACGCGAAAGCTGATCAACACCGACGATCACACCGGCAACATGGCCGCGCTGGGAGCACTCGCGGCCCCGGCGCAGAAAGCCAACTACGGCAATGTGATTCCGCTGTCGGCGACGCCTGA
- the dcd gene encoding dCTP deaminase: MLLSDRDLRAEISAGRLGIDPFDDSLVQPSSVDVRLDCLFRVFNNTRYTHIDPAKQQDELTSLVEPAKGDPFVLHPGEFVLASTLELFTLPDDLAGRLEGKSSLGRLGLLTHSTAGFIDPGFSGHITLELSNVANLPIALWPGMKIGQLCILRLTSPAQHPYGSSGVGSKYQGQRGPTPSRSYVNFIRST; the protein is encoded by the coding sequence GTGCTGCTCTCTGACCGTGACCTCAGAGCCGAAATCTCCGCCGGACGACTGGGCATCGACCCATTCGACGACAGCCTGGTGCAGCCGTCCAGCGTCGACGTCCGGCTCGACTGCCTGTTTCGGGTCTTCAACAACACTCGCTACACCCACATCGACCCCGCCAAGCAACAGGACGAGCTGACCAGCCTGGTGGAGCCGGCCAAAGGAGATCCGTTCGTCCTACACCCTGGCGAGTTTGTGCTGGCCTCGACGTTGGAGCTGTTCACGCTGCCCGACGATCTCGCCGGACGGCTGGAAGGCAAGTCGTCGCTGGGCCGGCTGGGACTGCTCACCCACTCCACCGCCGGCTTCATCGATCCCGGCTTCAGCGGCCACATCACGCTGGAACTGTCCAACGTCGCCAACCTGCCGATAGCGCTGTGGCCGGGAATGAAGATCGGCCAGTTGTGCATTCTGCGATTGACCAGCCCGGCTCAGCATCCGTACGGGAGCAGCGGTGTCGGATCCAAGTATCAAGGTCAGCGCGGCCCGACGCCGTCGCGTTCCTATGTGAACTTCATACGTTCTACATAG
- a CDS encoding recombinase family protein, with protein sequence MARRVIGYVRVSTKDQGKNGYGLGAQHDSLRQFCDERGYELLTVTSDVVSGADSVRMYGREVAIAVIETGVADALLVRSLDRATRSQLDHASLFERAHRNAWRLMDCDGADSGDPSQRLTADVRNAVAAEERRKISERTKEGLDKARRQGTQLGRPPQIAPDSALAKRIVRMSTRDGLSVNKIAQRLTAQKVPTPGGGPKWYPTTVSDVLKRANKNGAAA encoded by the coding sequence ATGGCAAGACGAGTGATCGGCTACGTTCGAGTGAGTACCAAGGATCAGGGTAAGAATGGTTACGGGCTTGGAGCGCAACATGATTCGCTGCGGCAGTTCTGCGACGAGCGCGGCTACGAACTGCTTACGGTGACGAGTGATGTTGTAAGCGGCGCTGATTCGGTACGAATGTACGGCAGAGAGGTCGCTATCGCGGTCATAGAGACGGGTGTGGCAGACGCGCTGCTGGTGCGTTCGCTGGACCGCGCGACACGGAGCCAACTCGACCACGCGAGCCTGTTCGAGCGCGCCCACCGCAACGCGTGGCGGCTGATGGACTGCGACGGTGCGGACAGCGGCGACCCGAGTCAGCGGCTCACCGCAGACGTTCGCAACGCCGTCGCTGCCGAGGAGCGCCGCAAGATCAGCGAGCGGACCAAGGAGGGTCTGGACAAGGCGCGGCGACAGGGCACGCAGTTGGGCCGACCCCCGCAGATCGCACCCGACAGCGCCCTGGCCAAACGCATAGTGCGCATGAGCACACGAGACGGACTGAGCGTCAACAAGATCGCGCAGCGTCTCACAGCCCAGAAGGTGCCGACGCCAGGCGGCGGGCCGAAGTGGTACCCGACGACCGTCAGCGACGTCCTCAAGCGCGCCAACAAGAACGGCGCGGCAGCATGA
- a CDS encoding DNA adenine methylase has translation MAKVAVNGAIAETLSLIEVEAAPSRPSPAVLRYPGSKWSLAGAIIQHFGPHYHYVEPFFGSGAVFFSKEASQHEVINDTNGSVVNLFRALRDHTEDLCWALEATPWSRDEYVDSDILTGDPVEDARRFVVRCWQAHASDLAKKTGWKSRGVKQRAGGMSHRWQKVPDQLRVLAWRLSDAEIDHRPAIEVIKRHAGADCLIYADPPYVHSSRTQTMYGFEMTDAEHVELLETLRAHPGPVVLSAYATDLYADMLSDWATHELKPPKVEKGAARTEVLWVKPA, from the coding sequence GTGGCGAAGGTTGCAGTAAACGGGGCTATTGCGGAAACGCTCTCGCTGATCGAAGTGGAGGCCGCCCCGTCGCGGCCCTCACCGGCAGTGTTGCGCTATCCAGGATCGAAGTGGTCGCTCGCGGGCGCGATCATCCAACACTTTGGCCCGCACTACCACTACGTGGAGCCGTTCTTCGGTAGCGGTGCGGTGTTCTTCTCGAAGGAGGCATCGCAGCATGAGGTCATTAACGACACCAACGGCTCGGTCGTCAACCTCTTCCGTGCGCTTCGTGATCACACCGAAGACCTGTGCTGGGCATTGGAAGCAACACCATGGTCACGCGACGAATACGTCGACTCGGACATTTTGACCGGCGACCCGGTAGAAGACGCACGACGATTCGTGGTGCGGTGCTGGCAGGCTCACGCGAGCGATCTAGCCAAGAAGACGGGTTGGAAGAGCCGGGGTGTTAAGCAGCGTGCGGGTGGGATGAGCCATCGATGGCAGAAGGTTCCCGATCAACTGCGGGTACTCGCGTGGCGGCTAAGTGACGCCGAGATTGACCACCGACCGGCTATTGAGGTCATCAAGCGTCACGCGGGCGCAGATTGCTTGATCTACGCCGACCCGCCGTACGTCCACAGTTCCCGCACTCAGACGATGTACGGCTTTGAAATGACGGATGCCGAACACGTGGAACTTCTTGAGACGTTGCGTGCGCATCCTGGGCCTGTTGTGCTGAGCGCGTACGCGACTGACTTGTACGCAGATATGTTGTCCGACTGGGCTACTCACGAACTGAAGCCGCCGAAAGTGGAGAAGGGCGCGGCGCGCACTGAAGTGTTGTGGGTGAAACCAGCCTAG
- a CDS encoding IS1634 family transposase, protein MASIVGKRRGKQTYYYLVESARVGGKPRIVSQQYLGSADEVLAKLSATPSGQPIRSQHKQFGDLAAVWSTLRRLDVAGIVDEVAPRRADAAASVGTYIALACANRIVDPCSKREFADWWASTAGPRWVKLGRAALDHRRFWDAMDRLGESELREIETRLGRAMVGEFGLDLTGLALDMTNFATFIDTGNAKASIAQRGKAKQKRTDLRLVGLALVITRDGGVPVISHAYPGDRPDVTQFPTVIDELVARYRDLVSSVESLTVVYDAGQNSGDNHTVVEEHGIGFVGSLPPSDHPDLLGIPARDYRVVDEDRYPGLTFVDTTVTALGVTRRAVLTHSANLAAKQARGLDQTLAKARRRLAELAARLARGHTRRDRDKVQAQIAAICKPRWVADIITVTLTGEQPAELRLAWHTDSKARKRLEQRIFGKRILFTNRDWPVPDIVAAYRSQSDAEFGFRQLKDPHVVSFSPMHHWTDSKIRVHVSYCVLALAVAHLMRRHADQAGLHLSVRELLDQLAGIEETVLLYHDGGKGRPRVQRMLTDTTPTQQKLADLFDIHQYAPTR, encoded by the coding sequence ATGGCGTCGATCGTGGGGAAGCGCCGCGGCAAGCAGACCTACTACTACCTGGTGGAATCGGCGCGGGTGGGCGGCAAGCCGCGCATCGTGTCCCAGCAGTATCTGGGCAGCGCCGATGAGGTGCTGGCCAAGCTGTCGGCGACGCCGAGCGGGCAGCCGATCCGCAGCCAGCACAAGCAGTTCGGGGATCTGGCGGCGGTGTGGTCGACGCTGAGGCGGCTGGACGTGGCCGGGATCGTCGACGAGGTGGCGCCGCGTCGCGCGGACGCGGCCGCGTCGGTGGGCACCTACATCGCGCTGGCATGCGCGAACCGAATCGTCGACCCGTGCTCCAAACGCGAATTCGCCGACTGGTGGGCCAGCACGGCCGGGCCGCGATGGGTGAAGCTGGGCCGCGCCGCGCTGGATCACCGCCGGTTCTGGGACGCGATGGACCGCCTCGGCGAGAGCGAGCTGCGCGAGATCGAGACCCGGCTCGGGCGGGCGATGGTCGGCGAGTTCGGGCTGGATTTGACCGGGCTGGCGCTGGACATGACCAACTTCGCCACCTTCATCGACACCGGCAACGCGAAGGCGTCGATCGCGCAGCGCGGCAAGGCCAAACAGAAACGCACCGATCTGCGGCTGGTCGGGTTGGCGCTGGTCATCACCCGCGACGGCGGGGTGCCGGTGATCAGCCACGCCTATCCCGGTGATCGGCCTGATGTCACCCAGTTCCCCACGGTCATCGACGAGCTGGTGGCCCGCTACCGCGACCTGGTGTCCTCGGTCGAGTCGCTGACCGTGGTCTATGACGCCGGGCAAAACAGCGGCGACAACCACACGGTCGTCGAAGAGCACGGGATCGGGTTCGTCGGGTCGCTGCCGCCCAGCGATCACCCCGACCTGCTGGGCATCCCGGCGCGCGACTACCGTGTCGTCGACGAAGACCGCTATCCCGGGCTGACTTTCGTCGACACCACCGTCACCGCGCTCGGGGTGACCCGCCGCGCGGTGCTGACCCACTCGGCGAACCTGGCGGCCAAGCAGGCCCGCGGCCTGGACCAGACCCTGGCCAAGGCGCGGCGTCGGCTGGCCGAGCTGGCCGCCCGCCTGGCCCGCGGCCACACCCGCCGCGACCGCGACAAGGTGCAGGCCCAGATCGCTGCGATCTGCAAACCCCGCTGGGTGGCCGATATCATCACCGTCACCCTCACCGGCGAGCAGCCCGCCGAGTTGCGGCTGGCCTGGCACACCGACAGCAAAGCCCGAAAACGCTTGGAACAACGAATCTTCGGCAAACGGATCCTGTTCACCAACCGCGACTGGCCGGTGCCCGACATCGTGGCCGCCTACCGCTCCCAATCCGACGCCGAATTCGGCTTCCGCCAGCTCAAGGACCCGCACGTGGTCTCGTTCAGCCCAATGCACCACTGGACCGACTCCAAGATCCGCGTACACGTGTCCTACTGCGTGCTCGCCTTGGCCGTCGCCCACCTGATGCGCCGCCACGCCGACCAGGCTGGGCTGCACCTGTCCGTGCGCGAGTTACTCGACCAGCTCGCCGGCATCGAAGAAACCGTGCTGCTCTACCACGACGGCGGCAAGGGACGCCCCCGCGTGCAACGCATGCTCACCGACACCACCCCCACCCAACAGAAACTGGCCGACCTGTTCGACATCCACCAATACGCACCCACCCGCTGA
- the istA gene encoding IS21 family transposase, whose protein sequence is MLAVEDWAEIRRLHRAEGLPIKTIARTLNISRNTVRSALAAEGPPKYERKPAGSAVDAFEDAIRAQLKAVPTMPATVIAERVGWTRGMTVFKERVRELRPAFLPPDPAGRTTYEAGEIAQCDFWFPPTTVPVGYGQVRTPMQLPVLTMVCGYSRWLAAILVPSRCAEDLFAGWWQLIHALGAVPRTLVWDGEGAIGRWRSGRVELTGQCQAFRGVLGAKVVVLKPREPEHKGIIERAHDYLERSFLPGRTFSGPGDFNHQLQQWLQTVNRRTRRVLGCAPTERIGADRQAMLALPPVAPATGWRATTRLARDHYVRLDSNDYSVHPGVIGRRIEVLADLDRVRVFCEGKLVADHERVWAWHQTITDPEHRAAANMLRCNRIGALRPVREPADQISVEQRALADYDTALGIDLGEGGLVS, encoded by the coding sequence TTGTTAGCTGTGGAGGACTGGGCTGAGATCCGCAGGTTGCATCGAGCGGAAGGGTTGCCGATCAAGACGATCGCCAGGACGTTGAACATCTCGCGCAATACGGTGCGCTCGGCGTTGGCCGCTGAGGGCCCGCCGAAGTATGAGCGCAAACCGGCGGGCTCTGCGGTGGATGCATTCGAAGACGCGATCCGTGCCCAGCTCAAGGCGGTGCCGACGATGCCAGCGACGGTGATCGCCGAGCGGGTCGGCTGGACGCGGGGGATGACGGTGTTCAAGGAGCGCGTGCGGGAGTTGCGGCCGGCGTTTTTGCCGCCGGACCCGGCGGGGCGTACGACGTATGAGGCCGGCGAGATCGCCCAGTGCGACTTCTGGTTCCCACCGACCACGGTCCCAGTCGGCTATGGGCAGGTCCGTACCCCGATGCAGCTTCCGGTGCTGACGATGGTGTGCGGGTATTCGCGGTGGCTGGCCGCGATCTTGGTTCCGTCGCGGTGCGCTGAGGATCTGTTCGCCGGGTGGTGGCAGTTGATCCACGCGCTGGGGGCGGTGCCGCGCACCCTGGTCTGGGACGGGGAGGGCGCGATCGGACGCTGGCGCTCAGGCCGGGTCGAGCTCACCGGCCAGTGTCAGGCGTTCCGCGGGGTTCTGGGTGCGAAGGTGGTGGTCCTCAAACCTCGAGAACCCGAGCACAAGGGCATCATCGAACGCGCCCATGACTACTTGGAGCGCTCGTTTCTGCCGGGCCGAACCTTCAGCGGTCCCGGCGATTTCAACCACCAACTCCAGCAGTGGCTGCAGACGGTGAATCGGCGGACCCGCCGGGTACTGGGCTGCGCCCCGACCGAGCGCATCGGCGCGGACCGTCAGGCCATGCTGGCGCTGCCGCCGGTGGCGCCGGCGACCGGTTGGCGCGCCACCACACGGCTGGCGCGCGATCACTACGTGCGGTTGGACTCCAACGACTACTCCGTGCACCCGGGCGTGATCGGGCGGCGCATCGAGGTCCTGGCTGATCTGGACCGGGTACGGGTGTTCTGCGAAGGCAAGCTGGTCGCCGATCACGAGCGGGTGTGGGCGTGGCATCAAACCATCACCGACCCCGAACACCGCGCGGCGGCGAACATGCTGCGCTGCAACCGCATCGGCGCGCTGCGTCCGGTGCGTGAACCTGCGGATCAGATCAGCGTGGAACAGCGGGCGCTGGCCGACTACGACACCGCCCTGGGCATCGATCTCGGCGAAGGCGGGCTGGTGTCATGA
- a CDS encoding IS1380 family transposase: protein MHSSYTFTLGSAVFDEPNLVSAAGLVPVLELAEQTGLSELIGEHVDLPSTRVASGAVNPVGKLTSIIAGMMCGADCIDDVDVLRAGGTPRVFNEVYAPSTLGIFLREFTFGHANQLAAVARAHLVALAQRVPLLPGIEERAFLDIDSLLRPVYGRHKQGASFGHAKIASRALLRLGLSPQITTISTAQAPPVIAEARLRSGKAGSGRAAAWQVKQAITTARGCGAGKIMLRGDTAFGNKKVIGACIAEGVEFSLSMTRNRAITTAVEGIDEAAYTPVHYPGAVEDPDTGALISDAEVAETPYTLRLGRGKKITARLVVRRVKDARYPDALFPVWRYHPFLTNSELPTAEADITHRRHAIIETTFADLIDGPLARIPSGLFAANCAWLACAVIAHNLLRATGTLAGGHHIVARGATLRRDLVNVPARFAAPARKPMLHLPVHWPRQVEWKALWDSVIGYPTAQPRAA from the coding sequence GTGCATTCATCGTATACGTTCACTCTCGGGTCGGCGGTGTTTGACGAGCCGAATCTGGTGTCGGCCGCGGGTTTGGTTCCGGTGCTGGAATTGGCTGAGCAGACCGGGCTTTCGGAATTGATCGGTGAGCATGTGGATCTGCCGTCGACACGGGTGGCCTCCGGTGCGGTCAACCCGGTCGGGAAGCTGACCTCGATCATCGCCGGGATGATGTGCGGCGCGGACTGCATCGACGACGTCGACGTGTTGCGTGCCGGCGGCACGCCACGGGTGTTCAACGAGGTGTATGCGCCCTCGACATTGGGGATCTTCTTGCGCGAGTTCACTTTCGGGCATGCCAACCAGCTCGCGGCCGTGGCTCGCGCGCATCTGGTGGCGCTCGCGCAGCGGGTGCCGCTGTTGCCCGGCATCGAAGAGCGCGCCTTTTTGGACATCGACTCGCTGCTGCGTCCGGTCTACGGGCGCCATAAGCAGGGTGCTTCGTTCGGGCACGCCAAGATCGCCAGCCGTGCGCTGCTGCGGTTGGGTCTGTCGCCGCAGATCACCACGATCTCGACCGCGCAGGCCCCACCGGTGATCGCCGAGGCGCGGCTGCGCAGCGGTAAGGCCGGCTCCGGCCGCGCCGCGGCCTGGCAGGTCAAACAAGCCATCACCACCGCCCGCGGGTGCGGGGCCGGCAAGATCATGCTGCGCGGCGACACCGCGTTCGGCAATAAAAAGGTGATCGGCGCCTGCATCGCCGAAGGCGTCGAGTTCTCCCTGTCGATGACCCGAAATCGGGCCATTACCACCGCGGTCGAGGGCATCGACGAGGCCGCCTACACCCCGGTGCACTACCCGGGCGCGGTCGAAGACCCTGACACCGGGGCGCTGATCTCCGATGCCGAGGTCGCCGAAACTCCCTACACCCTACGGCTGGGGCGGGGCAAGAAGATCACGGCCCGACTGGTAGTGCGCCGGGTCAAAGACGCCCGCTACCCGGATGCGTTGTTTCCGGTGTGGCGCTATCACCCATTTCTGACCAACTCCGAGCTGCCCACTGCCGAGGCCGACATCACCCACCGCCGCCACGCCATCATCGAGACCACCTTCGCCGACCTGATCGATGGCCCACTGGCTCGGATCCCTTCAGGGCTGTTCGCCGCGAACTGCGCCTGGTTGGCCTGCGCGGTGATCGCCCATAACCTGCTGCGCGCCACCGGGACCCTCGCCGGCGGTCACCACATCGTGGCCCGCGGTGCCACCCTGCGCCGCGACCTGGTCAACGTGCCCGCCCGCTTCGCCGCACCGGCCCGCAAACCGATGCTGCACCTACCCGTCCACTGGCCCCGACAAGTCGAGTGGAAAGCCCTGTGGGACAGCGTCATCGGCTACCCGACTGCGCAACCCCGCGCCGCTTGA